The following nucleotide sequence is from Gymnodinialimonas sp. 202GB13-11.
CCGCCTCGCCGATCAGGCCCGTTTGCTGGCCGATCCAGACCTCGCCACCCAACGCATGAAACAGCTGCTTTCCATACACGGTTTCGGTGGATAACAACGCGTCATGAGCCGCCGTCCCACCATCCTCGACGTTGCCGCAAAGGCGGGCGTGTCCAAGTCGACGGTCTCGCTCGTCCTACAGAACTCCAAGCAGGTGAAGGGTGAAACGCGCGACGCCGTGCGCGCGGCGATGGCCGAGATCGGCTATGTCTACAACCGCGCCGCCGCCCAGATGCGCTCCCAATCCGCGGGCCTTGTGGGCCTTGTCATCAACGACCTGCGCAACCCGTTCTTCACCGAATTCGCCACCGTCCTGCAGATGACGCTGGCCGCCAAAGGCTATGCCACGGTCATCGCCAACAGCGACGAAGACGCCGACCTTCAAGCCAAACTCGTGGGCTCCATGATCGAACATGGCGTCTCGGCCCTTGTCGTTTCTCCCGCCTATGGGGACGGCGGCGCGGCCTTTGACCAGATCGAACGCGCGGGCCTGCCTGCCATTCAGGTCCTGCGCAAAACCGATGCGCGCACCGGCCTCTTCCCCTTCGCCAGCTTCGATTATGCCGCAGGGTCCGCCCGTGCCACGCGTCACCTGATGAACCAAGGTGCGGAACGCATCGCCTTTGTTGGCGGCGTTGAGGGCCGCGAGATCACCGAGGAACGCAAATCCGGCTATTTGGCCGAGATGAAGCGCGCCGGGGCCGATCCGATCACCTTCCATGGCCGCTCCACCCGCGCATTCGGCGTTGAATCCGCCCAATCCCTGATCGACGCAGAGGCAGACGCTGCCGTCTGCTTCAACGACCTCGTCGCACTCGGCCTGCACGCAGGCTTCGCTAAGGCCGGCAAAACGCTTGGCCGCGAGTTCCGCATCGTGGGCTTCGACGATATCGAGGATTGCGCGCTGGTCTGGCCGCAGCTTTCGTCCGTCGCCTGCGATATCGACGGCTTCGCCCGCGCCACCGCCGACCGTCTTCTGGCGTGGATGCAGGATGGCGAAACCCCACCCCCCGAACACCGCGCACCGGTCGATCTGGTGGCGCGCACCTCAAGCACGGGACGAACGCAATGACCCCTGACGCCTTCCTCCGCTCCCTCTTTGCCCGCGCGGTCGAAGTTGCCGATCCGATGCAATCCCTCGCCGCCGCCCTCCCGCCAAAGCCCGAGGGCCGGGTGCTGGTGATCGGTGCAGGCAAAGCCAGCGCCCGCATGGCCGAAGCGGTGGAGGCTGAATGGGGCCCTTGCGAAGGCTTCGTCATCACCCGCTACGGATACGCCCGCCCCTGCCAAGGCATCGAGATTGTCGAGGCCGCACACCCTGTTCCCGACGCGGCCGGCGAAGAGGCCACCAAACGCCTGCTGGAAATCCTCGCCACGGCGGGTGAAGACGATTTCGTCCTCGCCCTCATCTCTGGCGGTGGCTCCGCGCTGCTTACCGCCCCAGCAGGCGACATCACGCTAGAAGAGAAACAGGCACTGACACAGGCGCTTCTGGCCTCTGGCGCGCCAATTGGTGAGATCAACGGCATCCGAAAGGAACTGTCCGCCGTGAAGGGCGGGCGATTGGCCGTCGCGGCCCACCCGGCGCGGATGCTCGCCCTGATGATCTCGGACGTGCCAGGCGATGACCCCGGCGATATCGCAAGCGGTCCGACGGTTGGCCATACCGGCAGCGCAGCCCGGGCCTTGGCCGCTTTGGACGCATGGAACGTTGAACCGCCCGCCTCCATCAGGGCGTTTCTCGAGGCTGGTGGCGACCCTGTCTCACCGGACGATCCGCGCCTCTCGCGGGTTGAAAACGTAATATACGCCGCCCCGTCCCAATCCCTCGCCGCCGCCGCCGATTTGGCGGAAGAACGGGGCTACCACGTGGAAATCCTTGGCGATTCCATCGAAGGCGAAGCGCGCGACGTGGCCGCTGCCCACGCCGAAATCGCCAAAGCCGCAAAGCCCGGCACGCTTATCCTGTCGGGCGGTGAGCTTACCGTTACACGTCGCGGCGACGGTGTCGGCGGGCCGAACGCCGAATACGCTCTCGCGTTGGCAATCGAATTGGACGGCGCTGCAGGCATCCACGCCATTGCCTGTGACACCGATGGCGTCGATGGCGCCGCCGAAGTGGCCGGGGCAGTCATTGGGCCTGAGACCTTGGCCAAAGCCCGCGCCGCCGGGATCGACCCGGCCGAGGCGCTCGCCAACAACGATGCCCACACATTCTTCGCCACCATCAACGATCAGGTCGTGCCCGGCCCGACCCTGACCAACGTGAACGATTTCCGCGCCATCCTTGTCGGCCCAAAGTCCTGAAGGAGCCTTGTAATGCTGATCCACACGGTTTTGCTTGAACCTGCCTCTGACACGGCTCAGGCGGCGTTCGACGAAGCAATGGTGATCCTTGAACAGGTGGCCTCCAACCTGCCGGGCATGATCGCCTTCCATCATGGCCCGAACCGCGACTTTGAAGGTAAATCGCAGGCCTACCCTTATGGCTTCACCTGCCTGTTCGAGGATCAGACGGCGCTGGAGGCCTATGCCGCCGACCCAGAACATCAACGCGCAGGCGGTATGTTGGTGGCCAATTGTAAGAACGGCGCAGATGGGATTTTCGTCTCGGATCTGGAGGTCTGACTGGCGAAATCGGTCAATCCGGGGCAGGGTGTTGCCAGAGCAGTGAAACAGCGGACCAACCGCCATGGCCAATCAAACATCTCTGGGTCTTTTCTACGTCGCCGACGGTGTGCGGCTTGAGAAGCAGTCATGGCTTTTAGCGGCCAGCCTGAAGGCGGCGCATGACGGCGACGACCGTGTGAAGCAATTCGCCTATGTGTCAGAAGCCTACCGGCCTGAACTCAACGATCTCACCCACGCTATGTTCGAGACCTGCGGGGTCGAATTACGAACGCTGGCCAAGCCGCCCAAGTGGAAAGGTCCATACCCGCACGGCAACAAGATTGTCGCGGCCTGCGATGATCGCGCGACATCGCATTCGATCTTTCTGGACACAGACATGGCCTGCACCCGTAGCCTGGCCGAATTCATGGAGCTCGCGCCCGATACCGTCAGCGCCGCGCCTGAGGGACGCCCCACATGGGGGGGCAAGAACGCACGCTGGACGCGGGCCTATGCGCATTTTGGCATGGAAATCCCAACGGAGCGCGTTCGCCTGCTGCGGGGCACGAAGATGGAATATCTGCCGTATTACAACGCAGGCTTCGTGGCGTTCCCCGAGGCGGCGCATCCTGAGGACGGGCTGCGGTTCCCCCAGCACTGGCTCGACACGGCCCTCGATTTCGACAAACGCTGCAAGATCGCCAATAAGCGCCCGTGGCTCGATCAGATCAGCTTGCCCCTGACCATCCATCGTTTCGGCTACAAGACCCGCGTGCTGGACGAGCTGCACAATTACTCGCTCTCGCACCGTGGTGATTACTCCAAGACGCCGGACGCCGTGATCCTGCATTACCACAGGATGCGGTTTCTCTATCAATCACCGCAATGGAAGGGCCTGCGCGACATGTTGCTGGACACGGTGCCGAGTGCCCATCGCGACGGCATCGTGGATTGGGTGAAAGACGTGGAAAGCTCACTCGATCCCGCGCCCGAGGGCGAATAGGAAAACTCCAGTCTTCCTACCGGAAATCTCGAGATTTCCATCGCCCTATAGCAACGCGTCGATGTCCGCGCGCGTCGGCATAGAAGCCGCAGTGCCATGTTTCGTGACAGACAGCGCAGCGGTAGCCGTTGCAAATTGCAAAGCGTCGTCAATAGGTTGACCTTGCGAAAGCGCCCTTGCGAAGCCTCCATTGAAAGCATCCCCCGCACCGGTTGTGTCAACGGTTGGACCAGCATTCATGGGTGGCGTGTGCACCGCCCGCGCACCATCCCAGAACAGCGACCCGTTCTCACCCAGCGTGATCAACGCCCCTTTCCGAACGCCCTGCGCCATCAACGCTTTCGCGGCTTCCAGCGCATCATCGGGCCCCGTCACGGGGCATCCGGTCAGCTCCTCCGCCTCCGTCTCATTCGGCGTCACGTAATCGCACAGTGCCAGCATCCCCTCCGGCAACTCCGCCGCCGGGGCAGGGTTCAAAATCGTCGTGACCCCAGCCTGCGCCGCGATCTGCAAGAACCGCTCCGCAGCCTCCATCGGCTGCTCCAGCTGCGTCATGGCCACCTTCGCGCCAGCAATCTCCGCCGCCCGAGCTTCCACATCCGCAACACCAATCGCCCCTGCCGCCCCCGGCACGATCACGATGGCGTTCTTTCCCGTGGCCTCCTCAATGAAGATCCCCGCCGAGCCGGTCGGCCGTTCCGTATCCTCCACCACCATCGGCTCCACGCCCGCCTCCGCCCAAACGTCGCGCCCCATCTGCCCGAACGTGTCGGCCCCGATCCGGCTCAGAAACCCGACCGATCCGCCCGCCTTCGCCGCCGCCACCGCTTGGTTCGATCCCTTGCCGCCCGGCCCAAGCTGAAACCCCGTGCCAAGCAACGTCTGGCCGGTCACCGGCATCTTCTCCGTCCAGTAGGCGGCGTCAGCGACAAACACACCGAGGATAACAATATCAGGCATCGGACCCCTCTTTCCCTTACCCGCGCAGCGAAGCATGATGGCGGGAACACATTCAAGGGAGCACGCGATGAGACTGGTAAGATGGGGCGAGGGGGGGTCCGAGAAACCGGGTGTCCTCGACGAAAACGATCAGGTCCGCGACCTCAGCGCGATCACCGACGACATCAACGGCGCGTTCCTGTCCGACATGCCCGACTTCGACGTCGAAAGCCTGCCGCCCGTCGGCGACACCCGCCTCGGCGCGTGCGTCGCACGCCCCGGGAAACTGGTCTGCGTTGGCCTCAACTACGCCGACCACGCCGCAGAAGGCGGTTGGGACGTGCCGACTGAGCCGGTGCTGTTCATGAAAGCCACCAGCGCCATCTCCGGCCCCAACGACCCCGTCATCCTGCCCCCCGGCAGCGAGAAGACCGATTGGGAGGTGGAGCTTGGCATCATCATCTGCCAAACCGCCAAACACGCCGCCGACGGGGCCGCCCACATCGCGGGCTATTGCGTTGTGAATGACGTGTCCGAGCGCGCCTACCAGCAAGAGATGGGCGGCCAATGGACCAAGGGCAAAAGCTACGACACATTCGCCCCCATCGGCCCATGGCTTGTGACGGCGGATGAACTCGGCGACCCGACTGGCCGATCCATCTGGCTGGAGGTCGACGGCCAGCGCATGCAGGACGGCAATACAGACACGATGATCTTCAAGCCCGCCTTCCTCGTCGAATATATCTCCCGCTTCATGACGTTGGAGCCGGGTGACGTTATCACCACCGGCACGCCCCCCGGCGTCGGCATGGGTAAACGCCCACAGGTCTTCCTGCGCGGCGGGCAAGAGATGCGGCTTGGCATCGACGGCCTCGGCGAACAACGCCTGCCGGTGCGCGCCTCTTGAACATTGCGCAGTGGCTCGACCGCACCGCCGCCACCCGCGGCGACACCCCGGCACTCCTGCTGGGGGCGGACACCGTCGCCACCTATGCGCAATTCGCCGATCAAGCCGCCCGCCTCGCCGGTGGGCTGCACGCCCAAGGCATCCAACCCGGTGACCGCGTCGGCATCTTCGCCAAGAACTGCCCCGACTACCTGATCGCAATGTTCGGCATCTGGTGGGCCGGGGCTGTCGCCGTCCCGGTCAACGCCAAGCTGCACCCGAAAGAGGCGGAGTTCATCCTGACGAACGCGGGCGCGAAGCTCAGCTTCACCTCCGAAGGTATGCAGGCCCCCAATGCCACGCCCCTGGGCTCCATCACCGCCGAGCCGATCCCCGTCACCGACCGCGCGCCCTCGGACCTCGCGTGGCTCTTCTACACCTCCGGCACCACCGGCAAACCCAAAGGCGTGCAAATCACCCACGGCATGATCGCGGCCACCTCCACCTGCTACCCCATCGATGTCGACCCGGTCAGCCCCGACGACGCCTCCCTTTACGCCGCACCCATGAGCCACGGCGCAGGTATCTACGCCCCGATCCACGTCCGCTGCGGCGCGCGCCATATCTCGCCTATCTCTGGCGGCTTTGACCCCGCCGAAGTCCTCACCCTGTCCAAAACCCACGGCCCGATCTCCATGTTCATGGCCCCCACGATGGTCCGCCGCCTGCTCGACACGGCCAAGTCGCAGGGCGAGACGGGGCAGGGGATCAAAACCATCGTCTACGGCGGTGGCCCAATGTACCGCGCCGACATTGAAGAAGCCGTCGCCCTCATGGGCCCCAAATTCGTGCAAATCTACGGCCAGGGCGAATGCCCCATGGCCATCACCGCGCTCAGCCGCGAAGAGGTCGCCGACCGCACCCGCCCCCACTGGGGCGAGCGCCTTCTCTCGGTCGGACGCGCCCAATCGCTGGTGGAAGTGAAAGTCGATGCCCCGCCGGGAGAGATTGGCGAGATTATGGTCAAAGGCGCGCCCGTCATGCCCGGTTACTGGCAGAACCCGGAGGCGACGGAAAAGACCCTGAAAGACGGCTGGCTGATGACCGGCGATGTGGGCCACCTCGACGAAGACGGCTACCTGACCCTGCAAGACCGCTCCAAGGACGTGATCATCTCCGGCGGCTCCAACATCTACCCGCGTGAGGTGGAAGAGGCTTTGCTGACCCACCCAACCGTGCACGAAGTCTCCGTCGTGGGCCGCCCTAGCGCAGAATGGGGGGAGGATGTGGTGGCCTTCATCGTGTGCACGGACCTTGATGAAGCCGCCCTCGACGAACATTGCCTCGACCAGATCGCGCGGTTCAAACGACCCAAGGCCTACATCGCCGTGCCCGAGCTTCCGAAGAACAATTACGGCAAGGTTTTGAAGACCGAACTCCGCAAAAGGTTGTGAGAACCGCAACAGGGGGGAGAAATCGCCGCGCCTCTCCTTGTTGCCAATGGCCACGCGGCCTACATCGCGAAGGCAATGAAACGTTTTATTCCCTTCCTGAAATCCGAGCCGTTGGTGTCGGTGATCCGCCTGCAGGGTGCGATCGCTGCGGGCGCACGCGGCGGGATAAGTGACGCGGGCTATGCAGCGGTGATCGAGAAGGCCTTCGCCAAAGGCAAGCCCAAGGCGGTGGCGCTGTCCATCAACTCGCCCGGTGGCTCCCCTGTGCAATCCGCTCTCGTCGCAGCTCGCATCCGCAGGCTCGCCGCAGAAAAGGACGTGAAAGTCCACGCCTTCGTTGAGGATGTCGCGGCGTCGGGTGGCTACTGGCTGGCCTGTGCGGGCGATGACATCTGGGTCGATCAGGCCTCGATCGTCGGCTCAATTGGCGTGATTTCGGCCACATTCGGTTTCGTCGAAGCGATCAACAAGATCGGAGTCGAACGCCGCGTCTACACCGCCGGCAAGAACAAATCCGTGCTGGACCCGTTCCGTCCGGAAAACCCTGACGATGTGGAGCGGCTGAAAGAGCTTCAGTTGCAGGTCCACGAGGTTTTCATCGACCATGTGAAATCAAGCCGGGGCGATCGGTTGTCGGATCACGACGACATGTTCACGGGCGCGTTCTGGGCAGGGGCCAAGGGGGTTGAGCTTGGATTGGCCGACGGCATCGGCCATCTCGTGCCCAAGATGAAGGAGCTCTACGGCGACAAGGTCCGCTTTGCCGTGCATGGCCCCAAGAAGGGCCTGTTGTCGCGGTTTGGTGCGCAGATCATGGAAGACGTCGATCTCGGCCTGCAAGAGCGTGCGCTTTACGCAAGGTATGGGCTGTCGTGATCCTCAAGGTCGTCTTCCTTTTCCTGATCGGCATGGCGGTTCTGGCGATGTTCGGGCGGCTCCGCTGGCCGGGCGGCGCGAAAGGTGTGGGTCGTGAAAAGCGCGGCGCGCTGCCGAAACCCAAGACCTGTCCGAAATGCGGTCGCATGAACTTGCGCGGCGGTCCGTGCCGCGCCTGCCGCGAGGGCGGGAATGGCTGACGAGTTCGGTTTTGCGATCCTCGGGCTGGTGATCCTGCTGCTGGCCGGTGATGTGCTTGTGAAGGGTGCGGTCAACCTGGCGCTGCGCCTTGGCATACCCGCGCTGATCGTGTCGCTGACCATCGTAGCCTTTGGAACCTCGGCACCAGAGCTTCTGATTTCTGTCCAGTCGATCCTGGAAGGCGTGCCGGGCCTCGCGCTCGGGAACGTGGTGGGCTCCAACACCGCCAATGTCTTGCTGGTTCTTGGTGTGCCCGCGCTCCTCGCCGGGCTTGGTGCCACGTCCGACACCCGCCGCGAATTCGTCTTCATGCTGGGGGCATCCGCCCTCTTCATAATCCTCTGCTTCTTTGGCCCGCTCACGTGGTGGCACGGCCTGATCCTTCTGGCCGGTCTTGCCATCATGCTGGGCGACGCCGTCCGCTCCGCAAAGGCGCACCGTGATGCCTGCGCTGATGATGCGGATGAGTTGGAAGAAGCCGACCCCAATATGGAATGGTGGAAGATCGCCACCTACCTCGTGCTTGGCATGGTGGGCCTGCCGCTGGGCGCGAACCTCCTGATCGACAGCGCCACGGAAATCGCAACCGCCTACGGCATCTCCGACACCGTTATTGGCCTGACCCTTGTGGCCGTCGGCACCTCACTGCCGGAACTCGCGACCACCGTCATGGCCGCCTTCCGCAGGCAGGCCGATGTGGCCATCGGTAATGTCATCGGCTCCAACGTCTTCAACCTGCTCGCGATCATCGGTATCGCCACGCTTGTTGGTCCCATCCCCGTCGATCCTGGCATCCTGCAATTCGACCTTTGGGTCATGCTCGCCGCCTCTCTGGTGCTGATCCCTTTCGTATTCAAACAGCTTCCCATGGGCCGTGGTGTCGGTCTGGCCTTTTCTGCGCTCTATGCGGGCTATATCGTGATCCTCCTGATCTGAGGGGAGCATCGAGTATGACAGCACTTGTAACAGGCGCCGCGAAGCGGCTGGGCCGGGCCATGGCGTTGGAACTTGCCAGCCACGGGCACGATGTCGCCGTCCACTACAACGGCAGCGCCGACGCAGCCGAGGAAACCTGCGAAGACATCCGCGCCCTCGGCGTGAAGGCCGTCGCCCTGCAAGCCAACCTGTTGGAGGAGGACGAGGTTCAATCCCTGCTGCCCCGCGCGGTCGACGCTCTCGGTTCCGTTGAGATCCTCGTCAACAACGCCTCAATCTTCGATTACGACAATATCGAAAGCGCCAACCGCGAAAGCTGGGACAGGCACCTCGAGTCGAACCTCCGCGCCCCCTTCGTCCTAACTCAGGCGCTGGCTGCCCAACTCCCCGATCCAGCCATCGACGCAAATGATGAACCCGTTGCTCGCGGCCTGGTCATCAACATGTGCGATCAGCGCGTCCACAAGCTGACGCCTGAGTTCATGACCTACACAATCGCCAAGATGGGCCTGTGGGCCTTCACCCGCACCGCAGCACAAGCCCTCGCCCCCAAATGCCGCGTCAACGCCATCGGCCCGGGCCCCACAATGCAGGGCGGTCGCCAGTCGGCCGAGCACTTCGCCAAGCAGCGCGCAGCCACCATTCTGGAGCGTGGCGCCGATCCGCAGGCCATCTGCGAAGCCCTGCGCTATTTCCTGACCGCAAAGTCTGTCACAGGGCAGTTGATTTGCGTGGATGGGGGCCAACATCTGGGCTGGGAAACACCGGACGTCGTCGGAGTGGAGTGACGCTAGGGAACGCGATTCTCCACCGGCCTCTGGAATGCGACGGTTTTGTAAAGGTTTCGTTAGGCTTTATCTATTCGCTGTATACAGGTGGAAAATAACCAACGAAATCAATACTATAAATAACTGCCTAAAAATTGTGCAAAGCGTAGAAACCTGCCAAAAACAACGAAAAAATCGGCATGCCAAATAGTTTTCCGCAAGGTTATCCACAGAAACGGTGGAAAGCTTATGGGTTGATAGGCCCCGGAATTCGTTGCAGCAGGAAATAGAATCACGGAACCGTGAATTTCGATGAAAAATGAGACTCAAAACCAGCCGAAAACCGGCCATGAGGTGATCCAAAGCTACCTCAAGACGCTCGACAACAGCCCGGGCGTCTACCGGATGCTGGATGAGCAATCGCGCGTCCTTTACGTCGGCAAAGCCCGCGCACTCAAGCGCCGTGTCTCGAACTACGCCAAGCCCGCCGGCCATTCCCCCCGCATCGCGCGCATGATCCGCGAAACCGCCTCGATGATGTTCCTCACCACGCGCACGGAGACCGAGGCGCTGCTGCTGGAACAGAACCTCATCAAGCAGCTCAAGCCGAAATTCAACGTCCTCCTCCGCGACGACAAATCGTTCCCCAACATCCTCGTCAGCCGCACCCACGCCTTCCCGCAGATCAAAAAGCATCGCGGCGCGAAAAAGGAGAAAGGCGAATATTTCGGCCCCTTCGCCTCCGCCGGAGCCGTCAACCGCACCCTCAACCAGCTGCAAAAGGTCTTCCTTCTGCGCAACTGCACCGATGCGACCTTTGAAACCCGCACGCGCCCCTGCCTGCTATACCAGATCAAACGCTGCTCCGGTCCCTGTGTCGGCTACATCAGCGAACAGGATTATGAGGCCTCCGTCGCCGACGCCATGCGCTTCCTCAAAGGCGACTCCACCGAACTCCAGGCCAACCTCGCCGAACAGATGGCCGAGGCCTCCAAGGACATGGAATTCGAACGCGCCGCCGCCCTCCGCGACCGCATCCGCGCGCTCACCAACGTGCAATCTGCCCAAGGGATCAACCCCCGTGGCGTGCGCGAAGCCGACGTGATCGCGCTCCACATGGAAGGCGGCCAGGCCTGCGTGCAGGTCTTCTTCATCCGCGCCAACCAGAACTGGGGAAACAAGGATTACTACCCCCGCATCGGCCCCGACATCGATGAACCCGAAGTGCTGGAGGCCTTTGTCGGCCAATTCTACGACACCA
It contains:
- a CDS encoding LacI family DNA-binding transcriptional regulator encodes the protein MSRRPTILDVAAKAGVSKSTVSLVLQNSKQVKGETRDAVRAAMAEIGYVYNRAAAQMRSQSAGLVGLVINDLRNPFFTEFATVLQMTLAAKGYATVIANSDEDADLQAKLVGSMIEHGVSALVVSPAYGDGGAAFDQIERAGLPAIQVLRKTDARTGLFPFASFDYAAGSARATRHLMNQGAERIAFVGGVEGREITEERKSGYLAEMKRAGADPITFHGRSTRAFGVESAQSLIDAEADAAVCFNDLVALGLHAGFAKAGKTLGREFRIVGFDDIEDCALVWPQLSSVACDIDGFARATADRLLAWMQDGETPPPEHRAPVDLVARTSSTGRTQ
- a CDS encoding glycerate kinase — protein: MTPDAFLRSLFARAVEVADPMQSLAAALPPKPEGRVLVIGAGKASARMAEAVEAEWGPCEGFVITRYGYARPCQGIEIVEAAHPVPDAAGEEATKRLLEILATAGEDDFVLALISGGGSALLTAPAGDITLEEKQALTQALLASGAPIGEINGIRKELSAVKGGRLAVAAHPARMLALMISDVPGDDPGDIASGPTVGHTGSAARALAALDAWNVEPPASIRAFLEAGGDPVSPDDPRLSRVENVIYAAPSQSLAAAADLAEERGYHVEILGDSIEGEARDVAAAHAEIAKAAKPGTLILSGGELTVTRRGDGVGGPNAEYALALAIELDGAAGIHAIACDTDGVDGAAEVAGAVIGPETLAKARAAGIDPAEALANNDAHTFFATINDQVVPGPTLTNVNDFRAILVGPKS
- a CDS encoding Dabb family protein, giving the protein MLIHTVLLEPASDTAQAAFDEAMVILEQVASNLPGMIAFHHGPNRDFEGKSQAYPYGFTCLFEDQTALEAYAADPEHQRAGGMLVANCKNGADGIFVSDLEV
- a CDS encoding ribokinase — encoded protein: MPDIVILGVFVADAAYWTEKMPVTGQTLLGTGFQLGPGGKGSNQAVAAAKAGGSVGFLSRIGADTFGQMGRDVWAEAGVEPMVVEDTERPTGSAGIFIEEATGKNAIVIVPGAAGAIGVADVEARAAEIAGAKVAMTQLEQPMEAAERFLQIAAQAGVTTILNPAPAAELPEGMLALCDYVTPNETEAEELTGCPVTGPDDALEAAKALMAQGVRKGALITLGENGSLFWDGARAVHTPPMNAGPTVDTTGAGDAFNGGFARALSQGQPIDDALQFATATAALSVTKHGTAASMPTRADIDALL
- a CDS encoding fumarylacetoacetate hydrolase family protein, giving the protein MRLVRWGEGGSEKPGVLDENDQVRDLSAITDDINGAFLSDMPDFDVESLPPVGDTRLGACVARPGKLVCVGLNYADHAAEGGWDVPTEPVLFMKATSAISGPNDPVILPPGSEKTDWEVELGIIICQTAKHAADGAAHIAGYCVVNDVSERAYQQEMGGQWTKGKSYDTFAPIGPWLVTADELGDPTGRSIWLEVDGQRMQDGNTDTMIFKPAFLVEYISRFMTLEPGDVITTGTPPGVGMGKRPQVFLRGGQEMRLGIDGLGEQRLPVRAS
- a CDS encoding class I adenylate-forming enzyme family protein, with amino-acid sequence MNIAQWLDRTAATRGDTPALLLGADTVATYAQFADQAARLAGGLHAQGIQPGDRVGIFAKNCPDYLIAMFGIWWAGAVAVPVNAKLHPKEAEFILTNAGAKLSFTSEGMQAPNATPLGSITAEPIPVTDRAPSDLAWLFYTSGTTGKPKGVQITHGMIAATSTCYPIDVDPVSPDDASLYAAPMSHGAGIYAPIHVRCGARHISPISGGFDPAEVLTLSKTHGPISMFMAPTMVRRLLDTAKSQGETGQGIKTIVYGGGPMYRADIEEAVALMGPKFVQIYGQGECPMAITALSREEVADRTRPHWGERLLSVGRAQSLVEVKVDAPPGEIGEIMVKGAPVMPGYWQNPEATEKTLKDGWLMTGDVGHLDEDGYLTLQDRSKDVIISGGSNIYPREVEEALLTHPTVHEVSVVGRPSAEWGEDVVAFIVCTDLDEAALDEHCLDQIARFKRPKAYIAVPELPKNNYGKVLKTELRKRL
- a CDS encoding S49 family peptidase; the protein is MKRFIPFLKSEPLVSVIRLQGAIAAGARGGISDAGYAAVIEKAFAKGKPKAVALSINSPGGSPVQSALVAARIRRLAAEKDVKVHAFVEDVAASGGYWLACAGDDIWVDQASIVGSIGVISATFGFVEAINKIGVERRVYTAGKNKSVLDPFRPENPDDVERLKELQLQVHEVFIDHVKSSRGDRLSDHDDMFTGAFWAGAKGVELGLADGIGHLVPKMKELYGDKVRFAVHGPKKGLLSRFGAQIMEDVDLGLQERALYARYGLS
- a CDS encoding calcium/sodium antiporter, whose translation is MADEFGFAILGLVILLLAGDVLVKGAVNLALRLGIPALIVSLTIVAFGTSAPELLISVQSILEGVPGLALGNVVGSNTANVLLVLGVPALLAGLGATSDTRREFVFMLGASALFIILCFFGPLTWWHGLILLAGLAIMLGDAVRSAKAHRDACADDADELEEADPNMEWWKIATYLVLGMVGLPLGANLLIDSATEIATAYGISDTVIGLTLVAVGTSLPELATTVMAAFRRQADVAIGNVIGSNVFNLLAIIGIATLVGPIPVDPGILQFDLWVMLAASLVLIPFVFKQLPMGRGVGLAFSALYAGYIVILLI
- a CDS encoding SDR family oxidoreductase, which codes for MTALVTGAAKRLGRAMALELASHGHDVAVHYNGSADAAEETCEDIRALGVKAVALQANLLEEDEVQSLLPRAVDALGSVEILVNNASIFDYDNIESANRESWDRHLESNLRAPFVLTQALAAQLPDPAIDANDEPVARGLVINMCDQRVHKLTPEFMTYTIAKMGLWAFTRTAAQALAPKCRVNAIGPGPTMQGGRQSAEHFAKQRAATILERGADPQAICEALRYFLTAKSVTGQLICVDGGQHLGWETPDVVGVE
- the uvrC gene encoding excinuclease ABC subunit UvrC — translated: MKNETQNQPKTGHEVIQSYLKTLDNSPGVYRMLDEQSRVLYVGKARALKRRVSNYAKPAGHSPRIARMIRETASMMFLTTRTETEALLLEQNLIKQLKPKFNVLLRDDKSFPNILVSRTHAFPQIKKHRGAKKEKGEYFGPFASAGAVNRTLNQLQKVFLLRNCTDATFETRTRPCLLYQIKRCSGPCVGYISEQDYEASVADAMRFLKGDSTELQANLAEQMAEASKDMEFERAAALRDRIRALTNVQSAQGINPRGVREADVIALHMEGGQACVQVFFIRANQNWGNKDYYPRIGPDIDEPEVLEAFVGQFYDTKDVPRQVILSHPVENMDLMADALSQKRGTKVEILVPQRGEKLELVEGARRNARESLGRQMAESQAQGKLLRGLAEAFDLDGPPKRIEVYDNSHIQGTNAVGGMIVAGPDGFMKSQYRKFNIRGEELTPGDDFGMMKEVLKRRFKRLLKEDPDRETEAWPDLLLIDGGAGQISAVKEIMDDLGVEDVPFIGVAKGIDRDQGKEEFYRLGQSVFALKRNDPVLYFVQRMRDEAHRFAIGAHRQKRSKAVSATPLDDVPGVGAARKRALLSHFGSAKAVTRANLADLKAVEGVSEGLAQKIYDYFHEGG